A window of Gryllotalpicola protaetiae genomic DNA:
GCAGGACGGCCTCATTGCGAAGATCGAGGCCGGACAGCCCCTCGACGCCGATACCGGCGCCGCCCCAGTCTCCACCAGCACCGTGACCATCGGCTACGAAAACGAGACCGTCGAGCGCTACGCCGACGGCTCCTTCGCCGCCACATCTACCCCCGTGGACCTGGATCAAGCGAAGACGATCGCTGCTTCCCAGTCGGCTGGCCATATCGTTCCCCTGGCATCAGGAAATGCAACGGGGTGCTCCTACAGCTATGGCGCGGGAGTCGCGGTCTACGACAACTGCCTGGTGAAGCGCTCGACGGTGGCGCTCACGATGTGGTTCAGGGTCAACTACCACGTGGCGTCGTCGTCGACCGAAATCGAGGCGCTCGGTTCCTGGGATATGTACGCGACGGGTGCAGCCTGCCAGGAGACCTCCTTCAAGATCACGCACAAGCAGGCGACGACGTCGCCTGCCACCGCGCGCCTGACCGGCAACTGCACCGTCGTCGGCAATCTTGGGACGTCCACGCCGTACCTTGAATTCAGGGTCACGAGCGGCGGATCGGAGAGCTGGACCAGCAACTTCTAGGCCGACACGAATATCGACGTCCCACAAGCAATACCCGGCCCCGACGATCGCGGATCGTCGGGGCCGGGTCTCGTAATCGTGCAAATACAGGCCCCGGCGCTCGTGCCGTCCCTGCAGCGCTCGCGCTGCCGGCGCCGGCGGCGCCTCTTCGCACGTAGCTGCGAAGGTGAGCAGTTGCACCGCGGCGACCTCGATTCGAGGGTGTGTTCGCCTCGGTCAGCTGGTCTGCTGCAGCGCGCTGAGCGCGTGCAACACCAGGTGGAGTGCGGCCGGATGGGTCGCGGTCACGAGCGCGGCCGCCGCGGCGATGTCGCGGCGAGCGATGCCGATAACGAGCCGTCGACGGCCGACGTCGCCGGTGAGGCGCACGTGCGTGCTCTTGCTGGTGAGGGAGAGGTGCAGCTGAATGCCGACATGTCGTGTCGGAACATCGTCCAGAGTTGTTCGAGCACCTGGCGGTGCTCGTTATGGGCGGCAATGACTTCAAGTGGGGTTTGTGAGGTGCTCATACGAGAAAACCTCCACCGTGGCTCATGTCGCTCTCCCCATCATTTTTTCTGCCTGTTCCGGCACAGAGATGAAGAGTGACCGCAAGGCCCGCAGCGGCGGTCTGCGGCGGTACCGGAGCGAGCGCAGCGAGTGAGGATAAGGAGCCGCAGACCGCCGTGGAGGGCCGGGAGGGAGCTATCATCGGCGGCCAGAACAGGGAGGAAAACCAGGCCCTGCAGCCGGCGCTCGCGCCGTCCTCGCAGCGCTCGCGCTGCCCGCCTTCGGTGCCACGAGGCGCAGCCTCGTGCAGCTCGTCGACGTCGCCGGCATGCTCGCAACGTTCTCGATCAAGAAGCGGACGCGCGGAGGCCCGCCGACCAAGGGGTCGACGGGCCTCTTTAGGCGTTTAGCCGTGAAGGGTGATGACCACCTTGCAGATCATCCCGACCGCGCTGGCGATCGCGACAACGCAGGTGACTGTCGCCCTCTGTGAGGGTTTTGGTTTGGTCTTGACCAAAGCACTCACCTCCAATCCCAGGCGGTGATTAGCCGCTGTTGGGACGGAGACCCCGCGTCGCTAGCCGCTGACCAGCTTCGCGGAGTAACATGCAGTTCGAGGACAACTAAGTCTCGAGACGCATCTCCGTCTCACGCAGTCAGCCTCTCGGTTCGACTCAGAATCAGCCCCCGTTGCCGCGGGGGCTTTTTCGTTGCCTTGCCGGCCGTCGAGCGCCTGTCTCGCGCGGCCTTTCAATTCTGCACCAGGTATCCGACAGCCTTGCCTCCGCACCTGCAGGTGGGCCCGATGCCTGACAACAGTGCTGGTCACCATGCGAAAGACGGCAACGGGGACGGCGTGTCTCAGCTGCCCCGCGCCGCTGCGGCAGAAGGTCGTGGCGAGGATGTCGTCGCCGCTCAGTGCAGCTGCGCGGCCGCGGCGAGCAGCTGCAGCGCCGGCCGCAACCAGACCGCGTGGGTGACGGTCGCCGCCAGGAGCAGTGACAGCTCGAAGTGGCCGAGCCGGATGCTGAGCCGGCGCCGGTCGGCCGCGCCACTCACGCGGACGCGGGTGGGCTTCAGTGCGAGGGCGACGTCGAGGTGCAGGGGGCGCGCTTTGCGCTTTCGGGGTGACATGCCCGGATCTATGCGGCGCCGATTCCGGGCCAGGAGGATGTGCCGGAGACCCGGCAGTCAGCGGCTCCAGCCCGCTGCGGCCGCGGTCCTGCGTCAGCGAGACTGTCTGTCGCGCGGCAGCCGGCGCCGCCTGTGCGCGAACGCCAGTTCACAGCTCACCCCCTGGCACCATGTATTCATGCCGAATCGTCTGGTCTTCTTGCTCGGCTGCGGGCCGGGGGCTCGAGCTTCGCTCGACGCGGCGAACACGAGCGTGCCCTTTCGCGGCTCATCGCGGGGCGCCCAGATCTACGCAACCCTCGTATTTCTCGTCGTTTTGGCCGGTGATGCGTGGCGCTACACCATCTCTTGGTACGGCTGGGGGGCGCTGACGGCCACCCTCGTCACGATTGCGATTTTCTCCCTCGTCAGGGCGCGCGCATGGAGGCAATGGCGGATTCAGCCGGTGCTTTTCGTAGCGTTCTTGCTGATCCTGTTCGCATCGATCGCGTGGTCGCAGTATCGGATCTGGACGTTCTTGGCTGCGGCGCTGACGCTGGTCACATACGCAACCGGCTACGCGTTGCTACTCCTGCGTCGACCAGTACAGCTGACAAGGGCACTTGGAGATGCGCTGCGCATCATCTTGTGGGCGTCACTGGCCTTTGAGGCCACTGTGTCCCTCTTCTTGAGGCGTCCCCTCGCACCTTTTTGGACTGACTATTCGGGCCTACGGCACATTCCGGCTGCGTTCTACTGGTCACGAGATCTCCTGCTGCATGGTGGAAGAATCCAAGGAGTAGTCGGGAACTCGGACACTCTCGCGATGATCGCATTGCTCGGGTTGATCGTCTTCGTTACAGAGCTGGTCTCCGGGCTGACTCGTTTCACCTCCGGGTCCGTGAACATCGCCGTGGCGCTCGTCACACTCGCCCTGACCCGCTCGGGAACTGTGACGGTGGCGCTCGTCGCAACGGGTGTCGTGGGCGCCTTCCTAGTGATCCGTCACGCGGCGGCCACTCGGCTTCGTGCTGGTTTGTACGCCAGTCTGGGCGGTGCTGTCGCTGCTGTCGCCGCCGTGGTCCTGCTTTGGCATGCACAGCTTCTCCATACACTCGGCAAATCTCCGGACCTGACAGGTCGCACGACGATCTGGCACTCCGTCGAAGGTCTCGCGCTGGAACGGCCTTGGCTGGGCTGGGGTTGGATCAGCTACTGGGTGCCCACGGTGAAGCCCTTCAAAGGTCTCGCCGTCCACGGGGGCGTTGAGTACCTGCAAGCGCATAACGCGTGGTTGGACGTGTGGATGCAGCTCGGTGTTG
This region includes:
- a CDS encoding O-antigen ligase family protein, whose amino-acid sequence is MPNRLVFLLGCGPGARASLDAANTSVPFRGSSRGAQIYATLVFLVVLAGDAWRYTISWYGWGALTATLVTIAIFSLVRARAWRQWRIQPVLFVAFLLILFASIAWSQYRIWTFLAAALTLVTYATGYALLLLRRPVQLTRALGDALRIILWASLAFEATVSLFLRRPLAPFWTDYSGLRHIPAAFYWSRDLLLHGGRIQGVVGNSDTLAMIALLGLIVFVTELVSGLTRFTSGSVNIAVALVTLALTRSGTVTVALVATGVVGAFLVIRHAAATRLRAGLYASLGGAVAAVAAVVLLWHAQLLHTLGKSPDLTGRTTIWHSVEGLALERPWLGWGWISYWVPTVKPFKGLAVHGGVEYLQAHNAWLDVWMQLGVAGLALFVALVISTIAQCGRVAFMTEPSLSSPLSRARFLPLLVMTALITQSFAESRLLVEYGMLLLAICALATHRRNREVAGR